TTGATACCGTACCAGAGCCGTACGCTGCAGCAGCAACTGAGGCTTTCGCACCAGCTGCTTACACCAACGAAATGACTATTTCTCTGTGGGTGAAATGGAGCGGCGATGAGTCTCCGGGCGGATTCTGGTCAGGCCTTGTTTCAAGTAATGGCGATAACGGCAATAACTGGTTCTTCGAGCTTTCTGCCAACGGGCAGCTTCACGCAAACGCACCGGGCTACAACCCTTGGGGTAATATTGAAGCAGACAACCTCACTCCAGGCGAATGGGCACACGTTGCTCTTGTTAATGAAGCAGGAGAAGTCGGCAAGATGTACATAAACGGGGCGCTTGTTGCCGTTGACGAGACTTATCAGGTTTCAAAGGCTGAGAACCCTGTATATCTGATGTGCGAGGGAATGCTCGCAGATGGTACGCTCGACAGGCCAACTGTAGGTGTATTCGATGAGATTAAGATGTACAACTATGCCCTTACCGGCGAAGAAATTGCTGCCGAATACTACGATATCACAGGTGAAACTGTCTGTGCAGACCCGTATTCACCTGATTTGCAGTTCGATATCAACGGCGATTGCGAAGTAACCCTTGCTGATTTTGCTATGTTCGCCGCTGACTGGGGAGAATGTAACCTGCTCCCTTCATCAGCTTGCGATTTCTAAAAACATAGAGTAAAATCAATCTATAAACAAATGAGACCCGTTGGCGTAAAATCAGCGGGTCTTTTCCTGTATCGGCACATAACACTAACTAACCTCTGTTTTAAGGGCAAAATATGGCAATTATATTTCTATTTATTATTCTTTTCTGCTCATTTGCAGCGGGGCAGGGCGAGGTTGTTTTTGATGCATCTCAGGCTCATTATCCGCCTGCTGTAAACAAATTCAGCGACGGCGTTTTCTTCGATAACACTGAACGCCGCGACCATAACGAGATGATAGCCCGAATGGATGAGATGAAATGCCTGATGATTGATTCGAATATCAGGGAATCACGCAGGAATTATAAAGACGGCTCTGATACAATGATCGGCAATGACCCTCTCAATTCCAGCAATCCCAACGGGCTTTTCTATATCGACCAGCAGGGCGAGGTGCAGGCGAACTGCGATTTGAACTGGATTGAGAGGCGTTCGGAATGCCTCTCCGCAGGCCTGCTGAACTACATCCGCTGGGACGGCGTTCCATATCTTGCAAACGACAACCCCGCAGACGATTATTTCACCCTTGATCCATTCCGAGGAATTCCCGCAGGCGATCCAAAACCCGGCGACTACAACCCGCCTTGCGCACAGGCCGACCGCCCGCTTTTTGCTCAAAAAATGGGCGAGCTTATTGAAAAAATGCACGATAATGAACCCGATTTTGTGCCCACTATCTGGTCTTTCTGGCAGGAGGTGGAGCATTGCCTCGGCGACCCTACCCCTTGGGATAACAATCTTACCGCTGAAGATAAGATGAACAACCTCGAGATGTTTATCAATGATTTTTACGGCAATTTAGTGCCTCTTATCAAGGATGTTGACCCCGATTACAAGATTGCCGGCATTCAGCAGAATTCTGCGATGTCTGAGTGGAGCAGTTTCAATCTTATTTCAGACTACGGCACGATCGGCGGCTCCGGCCTCGGCAATGCCGCCCACTTCTGGGCTGAGATGGAAGAGCAGAACGCACGGGAGTATCCCTTTGATTATCTCACAATTCAATCCTACCGCGGAACTAATATCCCCTCTCACCATATACCAAACAGCCGCTTTGCGCTCAAAAATCTTATGGCAGAGCTGCATCCGGAAAAGATCGACCGCTTCAACAGAACATCCGTTTTCATCAATGAGGCAAAGTATTACAAAACAACGCCGCCGGAGAGCTCCATTGCTGAGATTAAGTGGCTCTTAGACCTCGCCGATATCCCCGAGCTTGCTTACGCCTCATTAAACGTTATGCTTCGTGATTACAATCAGGAGCCGCGTGTGCGTTTCCTTGAGGTGTACAGCGCGATGCCTGAAGGCAGATTGGCCGCTCAGAATTCATCCCAGCTTGGCTGCATAGGCTCCTACCAGCCCGGAGACGGCTTCTACGGCTTCTTCTATAATGAAACCGACTCAAGCGGGAATGCAGAGGTAAGCGTTGAGGGTGCTGGGCTTTCGCTAAATGATGAGGCCGCTTTCTGGACGCTCGATTACAACAGCTCTGATATGTATGCCCCTTCATTCTGGGTTCAGAAAAATGATGTTGTAAGAGTTGATGAAAATACATGGCAAGCGTCTTATCAAGCCGGCGAGATTATGTTTATGGCGGTAAACGGCAATCCTGAGATTAATCCAGGGCAGAACTACTATCAGCTCAGCCCCGAGAGCAAATTATCGCTCAGGCACAGCAGGATTCAGCGCGGGGTTTACTCCTGCCATGATATGTATGTTCCTCGTATAAACGATATGACTCCCAGCCAATGGGGATACCTCACCCCGCCCGAACCGGAGGGCATGGGATACTTCGACCAGCAGCAGGGCAGGATGATTCTCGGCGTGAAGAACGAAAGCGGCGTGGGCTGCGCGAGCGTGAATCTGAGAGAAGTGCCCGAGCACAATTATTTCGTAAAAGCAGATTTCTCAGGCGTCGGTCTGCCTTCGCCCCTCCCGCAGGGCAGCTCGCTTATGCTCCGCCTCGATTATCTAAACGGCGAAGAGGTAATGGAATCGCATATTGTTGGAGATTCCTCTGCCGCTAACCCCCTCAGCTTTGACGACATCGGCTGGTTCGCCCCGAGCAATGCTGTTTATTCCAGCACCTCGGAAATTTGGAATCAGAGAGAATTTATCCTGCCTGTAAGCTCTTGGCAGCCTGCCGGCTGGGCAGAGGCAGATGGAGGCGTTCGCAGAATCCGCATCTCTTTGCTCCTTGCAGGGCTCAATGAGCCTGCGGCTCTTATGTGCGATTTTGACGATACGATTACAGTAAGCCCGCCGGAGATTACATCTCAGCCCGAGAGCGAAACTGTGCCCGCAGGCCAGAGCATTCAGCTTACAATAAACGGCTCAGATATATCCGAATATCGGTGGCATAAAGACGGCGTCCCCATTCCTGACGACCCAACCAACACCGAGCATTTCGGTGAAGACGGCCCGAGCCTCGTGGTATTGAACGTTCAGCCGGAAGATGAGGGAGAATATTCCTGCGTTGTGAATAATCAGGACGGGGCTGTTGCAGAATCCGAGCCTGCCCAAGTGATAACCGAAAGGCTTGCGGGCTGGTGGAAATTTGACAGCGACCTATCCGATTCGGTTAATCAGGCTCATCCCTCTGCCGGCTCTCACAACGGCGCAGCGGATTCGCCGGCGTTTTCCTCTGCCGGCATAGATGGGGCGTGCCTGAATTTGGATGGCACAATCAGCTCCGCCGCCGTTATTCAGGGAAGCGAGGATTTCTTCAATTTCTATACGCGCGGATATACTGTCAGTCTGTGGGTGAAAAGCGAGAGCGGCGCATCAGAGGCCGCCGGCCTTGCAGGGAAGATCTCGCAATCAGGCTCAAAGGGTTTCTCAGTTGGGGCAAACTATTTGGGCAATGCTGTGAGCATCCTTCACGGAGGCTGGTATTATATGAACTCAGGGGAAAATGTATGCGATGAGAGCTGGCATCTTCTAACGGCGGCTTACGACCCTGTAAGCAGCGAAGGACGTATCTATATCGACGGCGAGCTTGCCAAAACTATCAATTCCCTTGGCGCTCCGCAAGGCTCTCCTGCTGAATTCGTGATAGGTGCATCAGGGCTTTTCTCAAATGATGCCTTTAACGGCCGGATTGATGATGTTCGGGTTTGGACATATCCCTTAGCCCCGATTGATGCAGCAAATCTCTATCTCGATTTTGTTCCAGAGGCGGAAATTTGCCTTTCATACCCGCAATACGATATCGCAGGCCCCGACGGGGCAGGCGAGCAGTACCGAGACTGCATTGTAGATTTCTACGACCTGTCTGCCGTTGCTCAAAGCTGGCTTACCGGTGAAAATCAGCCCGGCTGCACAACATATCCGCAATATGATTTTGCCGGCGAAGGCGGAATAGGCGAGGAGCATAGAGACTGCTTTGTAAATATGTATGATTTTATCCCGATATCCTCGCACTGGCTTGAGAGCAATATAATTGCTTCGCCGCAGTAAGCTGCCAATTAGAATTTGAGTTTTTTTCGTTGCAAATAAGCCCAAACGGCACATTATTTTAGCAGAAAGCGGATTTTTTGTTTTCTCAGAGGAAATTATTGTAAATTTAAAGCTCAGCAAACATTTATAACTGAAAGCTCAAGTTTAGAGTATTAGATTCTGCTGGGCAGAACTTTTATTGAATACTAATAATGTTTTTTGTGCGAGGTTTTTTATGACTCATCGGATCTTACGGGGATTATCATTGTCTCTGGCAATTTTTATTGCAATTTCAGCAAGCTTGAAGGCAGGTGAGGTAGAATTGGTGGAAAAGCCGGATGATTCAGTGAACAATTCAAATTACGTTTCAAACAGAGAGCCTCTGAAGGAATCTGCCCTTATCAAGCTCCCAATCGGTTCAATCGAGCCGGAAGGCTGGCTCAAAAGAAAGCTCGAGCTTCAGGCCGAAGGCTTTCACGGCCATCTTATGGAGATAAGCAGATTCCTCAAAAAAGAGCAAAATTCTTGGCTCAGCCCCGAAGGAAAGGGCAAACGCGGCTGGGAAGAGGTGCCGTATTGGCTCAAGGGCTATCTCAACTGCGCTTACGTGCTGGACGACAAGGAGATGATAGATGAGGCGATGGTGTGGATTGAAGGGGCATTGAACAGCCAGAAGGAAGACGGCTGGTTCGGGCCGGACAAGAAACGCTCCGGCGTTGCCACAAGGCTCAGCGGCAGAGACGACCTCTGGCCGAATGCAATAATGCTCTTCTGCCTGCAGGACTATTACGATGTTTCTGGCGATGAGCGGGTGATTGAGCTGATGAGAAATTACTTCAAATACCTCGCAAAGGTGCCTGATGATAGGTATCTCCTTGGATACTGGCCTAAGATGCGAGGCGGAGACATGCTCTACAGCATCTACTGGCTCTACAACCGCACCGGCGAGAAGTGGCTGCTTGACCTTGCAGAGAAAAACCACAGGCGAACAGCCCGCTGGGATGAAGATGTTGTAAACTGGCATAACGTGAATATAGCTCAGGCCTTCGGGGAAGGGGCTACATACTGGCTTCAGTCTCACGATAAATCCGACCTGTTGAGCGCATACAACAACTGGCAGAAGGTTCGTGATATTTACGGACAGATGCCCGGCGGTATGTTTGCTTCCGATGAGAACTGCCGCGAAGGACATGACGACCCGAGGCAGTGCGTTGAGACATGCGGGATGGTCGAAGAGATGCTTTCGGATGAAACGCTTATGGCAATAACAGGCGATACCGTATGGGCAGACCGCTGCGAGGATGTGGCGTTTAATTCTCTCCCTGCCGCTCTAACTGCTGAGATGGACGGAATCCGCTATCTCACAGCGGTAAATCACGTGATAAGCGATGATGAGGAGCATAACCCGGGCATACAAAACGGCGGGCCTATGTTCCATATGAATCCGCACAGGCACCGCTGCTGCCAGCATAATTTCGGCCACGGCTGGCCTTATTTCGCCCAGCACCTCTGGTATGCCTCTCCGGATAACGGCATTGCCGCTGTTTTCTATACTGACAGCAAAGTAACTGCAAAAGTTGGAAAGACCGGCGAGGAGTTTGTAATCAAGCAGACCACGAAATACCCATTTGATGAAAAGGTGTACTTCAAGATTGCCTCCGGCAAACCAACTGAATTCCCCGTTTATCTCAGGATCCCCGGTTGGTGCAGCAATCCGGAGGTTATGGTAAACGGCGAGGAATATGCATTCTCAGGCCAAGATGACGGCGGATTCGTTAAAATCAGCAGAAAATGGCAAAAGGGAGACAGCTTCCAGATAAATCTGCCGATGAAGATAACCGTTAGGAAATGGACGAAGAACCACGGCAGCGTTTCTGTTAATCGAGGCCCGATAACATTCTCGCTGAAGATAAAAGAGAATAAATTCCGTTCCGGCGGCACAGATAAATGGCCTGCGTACGAAATCCACCCAGCTTCAGACTGGAACTATGCCCTTGAGCTGGCAGACAGCCCTGAGGAGACCTTCGAGCTGGTTGAGAGGGTTTGGCCTTCGGATCAAATGCCCTGGACGCACGAAGGCGCTCCGATTATGCTCAAGGCCAAAGGCAGAAAGATTCCGCAGTGGCAGGTGGATAGATTCAAGCTATGCCAAGAGCTGCAGGACAGCCCTGTGAAAACTGATGAGCCGGTTGAGGATATAACGCTCATCCCGATGGGCGCAGCCCGCCTCCGCATTTCGGCTTTCCCCACAGCAGGGCAGGGCGAAAATGCAGCCCAGTGGCAGGCACCGAAAATCCCAGAGCTCCTGCCTTACTCCGCAAGCGCTTCGTTTGAAAATGACACCTTGGAGGCAATGTACGATCAGGTGCACCCTGAACACTCCGGCGACCATTCAATCCAGCGCTTTACGTGGTGGGACCATAGAGGCACGCAGGAATGGGTGCAGTACGATTTTGATGAGCCGAAAACTGTATCCAAGACAAGCGTCTATTGGTTTGATGATACAGGCAGGGGGCGATGCCGCGTGCCGAAGTCCTGGAAACTGCTCTACAAGGATGGCGGCCAATGGAAGCCTGTAAAAACAGGCCGGAAATTCGGAACTAAGCTCGATAAGTGGAATACAGTTTCCTTTGAACAGGTTAAAACCAAATCTCTGCGTTTAGTTGTGCAGCTTAAGCAGGGTTTCTCCGGCGGAATACTTGAATGGAAAGTTGAATAACGTGCTCAGAATTCTGAGCTGCGGAT
This window of the Sedimentisphaera salicampi genome carries:
- a CDS encoding LamG-like jellyroll fold domain-containing protein, whose translation is MAIIFLFIILFCSFAAGQGEVVFDASQAHYPPAVNKFSDGVFFDNTERRDHNEMIARMDEMKCLMIDSNIRESRRNYKDGSDTMIGNDPLNSSNPNGLFYIDQQGEVQANCDLNWIERRSECLSAGLLNYIRWDGVPYLANDNPADDYFTLDPFRGIPAGDPKPGDYNPPCAQADRPLFAQKMGELIEKMHDNEPDFVPTIWSFWQEVEHCLGDPTPWDNNLTAEDKMNNLEMFINDFYGNLVPLIKDVDPDYKIAGIQQNSAMSEWSSFNLISDYGTIGGSGLGNAAHFWAEMEEQNAREYPFDYLTIQSYRGTNIPSHHIPNSRFALKNLMAELHPEKIDRFNRTSVFINEAKYYKTTPPESSIAEIKWLLDLADIPELAYASLNVMLRDYNQEPRVRFLEVYSAMPEGRLAAQNSSQLGCIGSYQPGDGFYGFFYNETDSSGNAEVSVEGAGLSLNDEAAFWTLDYNSSDMYAPSFWVQKNDVVRVDENTWQASYQAGEIMFMAVNGNPEINPGQNYYQLSPESKLSLRHSRIQRGVYSCHDMYVPRINDMTPSQWGYLTPPEPEGMGYFDQQQGRMILGVKNESGVGCASVNLREVPEHNYFVKADFSGVGLPSPLPQGSSLMLRLDYLNGEEVMESHIVGDSSAANPLSFDDIGWFAPSNAVYSSTSEIWNQREFILPVSSWQPAGWAEADGGVRRIRISLLLAGLNEPAALMCDFDDTITVSPPEITSQPESETVPAGQSIQLTINGSDISEYRWHKDGVPIPDDPTNTEHFGEDGPSLVVLNVQPEDEGEYSCVVNNQDGAVAESEPAQVITERLAGWWKFDSDLSDSVNQAHPSAGSHNGAADSPAFSSAGIDGACLNLDGTISSAAVIQGSEDFFNFYTRGYTVSLWVKSESGASEAAGLAGKISQSGSKGFSVGANYLGNAVSILHGGWYYMNSGENVCDESWHLLTAAYDPVSSEGRIYIDGELAKTINSLGAPQGSPAEFVIGASGLFSNDAFNGRIDDVRVWTYPLAPIDAANLYLDFVPEAEICLSYPQYDIAGPDGAGEQYRDCIVDFYDLSAVAQSWLTGENQPGCTTYPQYDFAGEGGIGEEHRDCFVNMYDFIPISSHWLESNIIASPQ
- a CDS encoding beta-L-arabinofuranosidase domain-containing protein translates to MTHRILRGLSLSLAIFIAISASLKAGEVELVEKPDDSVNNSNYVSNREPLKESALIKLPIGSIEPEGWLKRKLELQAEGFHGHLMEISRFLKKEQNSWLSPEGKGKRGWEEVPYWLKGYLNCAYVLDDKEMIDEAMVWIEGALNSQKEDGWFGPDKKRSGVATRLSGRDDLWPNAIMLFCLQDYYDVSGDERVIELMRNYFKYLAKVPDDRYLLGYWPKMRGGDMLYSIYWLYNRTGEKWLLDLAEKNHRRTARWDEDVVNWHNVNIAQAFGEGATYWLQSHDKSDLLSAYNNWQKVRDIYGQMPGGMFASDENCREGHDDPRQCVETCGMVEEMLSDETLMAITGDTVWADRCEDVAFNSLPAALTAEMDGIRYLTAVNHVISDDEEHNPGIQNGGPMFHMNPHRHRCCQHNFGHGWPYFAQHLWYASPDNGIAAVFYTDSKVTAKVGKTGEEFVIKQTTKYPFDEKVYFKIASGKPTEFPVYLRIPGWCSNPEVMVNGEEYAFSGQDDGGFVKISRKWQKGDSFQINLPMKITVRKWTKNHGSVSVNRGPITFSLKIKENKFRSGGTDKWPAYEIHPASDWNYALELADSPEETFELVERVWPSDQMPWTHEGAPIMLKAKGRKIPQWQVDRFKLCQELQDSPVKTDEPVEDITLIPMGAARLRISAFPTAGQGENAAQWQAPKIPELLPYSASASFENDTLEAMYDQVHPEHSGDHSIQRFTWWDHRGTQEWVQYDFDEPKTVSKTSVYWFDDTGRGRCRVPKSWKLLYKDGGQWKPVKTGRKFGTKLDKWNTVSFEQVKTKSLRLVVQLKQGFSGGILEWKVE